In Brachypodium distachyon strain Bd21 chromosome 2, Brachypodium_distachyon_v3.0, whole genome shotgun sequence, one genomic interval encodes:
- the LOC100837055 gene encoding uncharacterized protein LOC100837055, with protein sequence MTADGGREYQSLQKPAGRHAEDPSVDSPLKQSCHAAGLAAPFLPFPDLSPHPTDRACLPHLAFASPRPPDQTAAAAEIPPTPRFPSELVPPAAMELANHDLAALGAADLIRVSASIPRAAPRTFALLTACLVFPLSFAVLAHSLFTHPILVRIHTSGHTLDSHQWLALFAYQFVYAILLFIFSLLSTAAAVFTVASLYAAKPASISSSLAALPPILPRLLRTFLWVSLVMVAYNFAFVLTVFLLILFLAPSPATSPPSLSFVLLLLLIVFVFLAIHVYISALWHLASVITVLEPLCGLAAMSKSKQLLQGRTRLAAVLVFSYFAVCGVTAGLFRAAVVKGRGEEGSLGLSMPGRVLAGAVLVSVFVCVNLLGLLVQSVFYYACKAFHNQQIDRTALYEHLGGYLGEYVPLKSNIQMENL encoded by the coding sequence ATGACCGCCGATGGAGGACGCGAATACCAGAGCCTACAGAAACCCGCGGGCCGCCACGCGGAGGATCCCTCCGTGGATTCCCCACTGAAGCAATCTTGCCATGCTGCCGGCCTCGCCGCACCTTTTCTTCCCTTCCCCGATTTGAGCCCCCACCCCACCGACCGTGCGTGCCTTCCTCACCTCGCcttcgcctcgcctcgcccaCCAGACcagaccgccgccgcggcagagatTCCCCCAACCCCCAGATTTCCCTCCGAGCTAGTGCCTCCCGCCgcgatggagctggcgaaccACGACCTGGCGGCGCTGGGCGCGGCGGACCTCATCCGCGTCTCCGCCTCGATcccgcgcgccgcgccgcgcacCTTCGCGCTGCTCACCGCCTGCCTCGTCTTCCCGCTCTCCTTCGCCGTGCTCGCCCACTCCCTCTTCACCCACCCCATCCTCGTCCGCATCCACACCTCCGGCCACACCCTCGACTCCCACCAGTGGCTCGCCCTCTTCGCCTACCAGTTCGTCTACGCCATCCTGCTCTTCatcttctccctcctctccaccgccgccgccgtcttcacCGTCGCCTCCCTCTACGCCGCCAAgcccgcctccatctcctcctccctcgccgccctgCCGCCCatcctcccccgcctcctccgcacCTTCCTCTGGGTCTCCCTCGTCATGGTCGCCTACAACTTCGCCTTTGTCCTCACCGTCTTCcttctcatcctcttcttGGCCCCCTCGCCCGCCACCTCCCCGCCCTCACTCTCCttcgtgctcctcctcctcctcatcgtcttcgtcttcctcgccaTCCACGTCTACATCTCCGCGCTATGGCACCTCGCCAGCGTCATCACCGTGCTCGAGCCGCTCTGCGGCCTCGCTGCCATGTCAAAAAGCAAGCAACTTCTTCAAGGCCGcacccgcctcgccgccgtgctcgTTTTCTCCTACTTTGCCGTCTGCGGCGTTACCGCCGGACTCTTCCGTGCCGCCGTTGTCAAGGGACGAGGCGAGGAGGGGAGCCTAGGCCTCAGCATGCCTGGCCGGGTGCTTGCCGGCGCTGTGCTAGTCTCTGTTTTCGTCTGTGTCAATTTGTTGGGGCTGCTCGTGCAGAGCGTCTTCTACTACGCCTGCAAGGCCTTCCACAACCAGCAGATTGACAGGACCGCGCTCTACGAGCACCTTGGTGGTTACCTTGGCGAGTATGTGCCCCTCAAGAGCAATATTCAGATGGAGAACCTGTGA
- the LOC100827881 gene encoding protein MICRORCHIDIA 6 isoform X2 codes for MDMDTRRDTKPFLPPTASASQRGVPGLSACHAPTPLGRGPRVAAPQQAACVLNRAASDDRAPEGGGDGLEAGAPTTCARPPPRCSAARVSRKFWSAGEYEADGGSPAQPARNVQNRMCVHPKFLHSNATSHKWPFGAVAELLDNAVDEIKSGATKIVVDKIVNKRNGSPALLVQDDGGGMDPDSLRRCMSFGFSDKKSGSSIGQYGNGFKTSTMRLGADAIVFSRFLKSSGPTQSIGLLSYTFLTETDQKDVVVPMVDYNYNWMTGEAKQHERHGADQFSSNLSVLLKWSPFATEEELMHNFDDIGPHGTRIIVFNLWSNDDGVLELDFDSKEEDIMISGTPKPASNAVKRMNEEHLANQLRYSLRIILRGQEVMRHSIATDLIYRQCISYKPQQLGRTKEGEVLTSIGFLNGAPAISVHGFNIYHKNRLILPFHRVLSSASSKGRSVAGVLEANFIKPTHDKQDFEKSQLYQKLITRLKEMTNEYWDLHSHLIGYQKTSRASSVSPSPAAILPVANTIANPSESNLSMAPSMPGTCHNPASVIPIAFAPPDLSVPMETRAPTAYSMPSEQTVQAGQTSSPLVVPATDLAEARKRKNEAAFQMDSAKRQATHNLEGNNTMTTSDQACQHMTETELNELSFLKQENKHLREECLEFEVTEKELLLKEQRLRLEIEQAEAQYKSLLKEYISASAVRTQKR; via the exons ATGGACATGGACACGCGGAGAGACACCAAGCCCTTCCTTCCCCCGACCGCTAGCGCCAGCCAACGAGGCGTCCCCGGGCTCAGCGCCTGCCacgcgccgacgccgctggGCCGCGGCCCGCGGGTTGCGGCCCCGCAGCAGGCTGCCTGCGTGCTGAACCGAGCCGCGTCCGATGATCGGGCGccggaaggcggcggcgacgggctcGAGGCCGGCGCTCCGACGACTTGcgcccgtcctcctcctcgctgctccgccgcgcgGGTTAGCCGGAAATTCTGGAGCGCCGGCGAGTACGAAGCAGACGGCGGGAGCCCCGCGCAACCTGCACGAA ATGTTCAGAACCGCATGTGCGTCCACCCCAAATTCCTCCACTCGAATGCGACCTCGCATAAATGGCCATTCGGAG CCGTGGCAGAGTTACTGGATAATGCGGTCGACGAG ATAAAAAGCGGCGCTACTAAAATTGTGGTGGACAAAATCGTTAACAAGCGGAACGGGTCGCCAGCTTTACTTGTTCAAG ATGACGGAGGAGGCATGGATCCAGATTCCTTGAGGCGCTGcatgagctttggattttctgATAAGAAATCAGGTTCTTCAATTGGACAAT ACGGCAATGGATTCAAGACGAGCACAATGCGGTTAGGGGCAGACGCTATCGTCTTCAGTCGCTTCTTGAAGAGCAG TGGGCCTACACAGTCCATTGGTCTTCTCTCTTACACTTTCTTGACGGAAACTGATCAAAAGGATGTAGTAGTTCCCATG GTGGACTACAATTACAATTGGATGACAGGGGAAGCTAAACAACATGAGCGACATGGTGCAGATCAGTTCTCCTCAAATCTGTCAGTGTTATTGAAATGGTCCCCTTTTGCAACAGAAGAAGAGCTGATGCATAAT TTTGATGACATTGGTCCACATGGCACAAGGATTATAGTGTTCAATTTGTGGTCTAATGATGATGGTGTTCTGGAGCTGGATTTTGACTCCAAGGAGGAG GATATTATGATTAGTGGCACACCAAAGCCGGCAAGTAATGCTGTAAAGAGGATGAATGAAGAACATCTGGCAAATCAGCTGCGCTATTCTCTTAGG ATCATACTCCGGGGACAAGAAGTTATGCGCCACAGCATTGCGACTGACCTCATATATCGCCAATGCATTAGTTATAAACCCCAACAACTCGGACGAACAAAGGAG GGTGAGGTTCTTACAAGTATAGGATTTTTAAACGGGGCCCCAGCAATTAGTGTGCATGGATTTAATATCTATCATAAGAATCGCCTCATATTG CCTTTTCATCGAGTTTTGAGTTCCGCAAGCAGTAAAGGTAGGAGCGTCGCTGGAGTGCTCGAGGCAAACTTTATCAAGCCCACTCATGACAAGCAAGACTTTGAGAAGTCACAGCTTTATCAGAAGCTGATCACCCGCTTGAAAGAGATGACGAATGAGTACTG GGATTTACATAGTCACCTGATTGGATACCAAAAAACGTCGCGTGCATCTTCTGTTTCTCCATCCCCTGCTGCAATTCTTCCAGTAGCAAACACCATCGCTAACCCATCTGAGAGCAATCTCTCAATGGCGCCCTCGATGCCTGGCACCTGTCATAATCCCGCGAGTGTAATTCCGATTGCTTTCGCTCCTCCTGATCTCTCAGTACCCATGGAAACCAGAGCACCCACAGCCTACTCCATGCCAAGTGAGCAGACCGTACAAGCCGGCCAGACAAGTTCACCTCTTGTGGTACCAGCCACTGATTTAGCAGAggcaagaaaaaggaaaaacgaGGCTGCTTTTCAGATGGATTCAGCTAAGAGACAGGCCACACACAATCTGGAGGGGAACAACACCATGACGACGAGCGATCAG GCATGCCAACATATGACAGAAACAGAGCTGAATGAACTTTCCTTCTTGAAGCAGGAGAATAAGCACCTTCGTGAAGA gtgCTTGGAATTTGAGGTGACCGAGAAGGAGCTCTTGCTCAAG GAACAAAGGTTAAGGCTCGAAATTGAGCAGGCGGAGGCACAATACAAGAGTTTACTGAAGGAGTACATTTCGGCTAGTGCTGTGAGAACACAGAAGAGATAG
- the LOC100827881 gene encoding protein MICRORCHIDIA 6 isoform X1, whose translation MDMDTRRDTKPFLPPTASASQRGVPGLSACHAPTPLGRGPRVAAPQQAACVLNRAASDDRAPEGGGDGLEAGAPTTCARPPPRCSAARVSRKFWSAGEYEADGGSPAQPARNVQNRMCVHPKFLHSNATSHKWPFGAVAELLDNAVDEIKSGATKIVVDKIVNKRNGSPALLVQDDGGGMDPDSLRRCMSFGFSDKKSGSSIGQYGNGFKTSTMRLGADAIVFSRFLKSSGPTQSIGLLSYTFLTETDQKDVVVPMVDYNYNWMTGEAKQHERHGADQFSSNLSVLLKWSPFATEEELMHNFDDIGPHGTRIIVFNLWSNDDGVLELDFDSKEEDIMISGTPKPASNAVKRMNEEHLANQLRYSLRVYASVLYLQLPGYFKIILRGQEVMRHSIATDLIYRQCISYKPQQLGRTKEGEVLTSIGFLNGAPAISVHGFNIYHKNRLILPFHRVLSSASSKGRSVAGVLEANFIKPTHDKQDFEKSQLYQKLITRLKEMTNEYWDLHSHLIGYQKTSRASSVSPSPAAILPVANTIANPSESNLSMAPSMPGTCHNPASVIPIAFAPPDLSVPMETRAPTAYSMPSEQTVQAGQTSSPLVVPATDLAEARKRKNEAAFQMDSAKRQATHNLEGNNTMTTSDQACQHMTETELNELSFLKQENKHLREECLEFEVTEKELLLKEQRLRLEIEQAEAQYKSLLKEYISASAVRTQKR comes from the exons ATGGACATGGACACGCGGAGAGACACCAAGCCCTTCCTTCCCCCGACCGCTAGCGCCAGCCAACGAGGCGTCCCCGGGCTCAGCGCCTGCCacgcgccgacgccgctggGCCGCGGCCCGCGGGTTGCGGCCCCGCAGCAGGCTGCCTGCGTGCTGAACCGAGCCGCGTCCGATGATCGGGCGccggaaggcggcggcgacgggctcGAGGCCGGCGCTCCGACGACTTGcgcccgtcctcctcctcgctgctccgccgcgcgGGTTAGCCGGAAATTCTGGAGCGCCGGCGAGTACGAAGCAGACGGCGGGAGCCCCGCGCAACCTGCACGAA ATGTTCAGAACCGCATGTGCGTCCACCCCAAATTCCTCCACTCGAATGCGACCTCGCATAAATGGCCATTCGGAG CCGTGGCAGAGTTACTGGATAATGCGGTCGACGAG ATAAAAAGCGGCGCTACTAAAATTGTGGTGGACAAAATCGTTAACAAGCGGAACGGGTCGCCAGCTTTACTTGTTCAAG ATGACGGAGGAGGCATGGATCCAGATTCCTTGAGGCGCTGcatgagctttggattttctgATAAGAAATCAGGTTCTTCAATTGGACAAT ACGGCAATGGATTCAAGACGAGCACAATGCGGTTAGGGGCAGACGCTATCGTCTTCAGTCGCTTCTTGAAGAGCAG TGGGCCTACACAGTCCATTGGTCTTCTCTCTTACACTTTCTTGACGGAAACTGATCAAAAGGATGTAGTAGTTCCCATG GTGGACTACAATTACAATTGGATGACAGGGGAAGCTAAACAACATGAGCGACATGGTGCAGATCAGTTCTCCTCAAATCTGTCAGTGTTATTGAAATGGTCCCCTTTTGCAACAGAAGAAGAGCTGATGCATAAT TTTGATGACATTGGTCCACATGGCACAAGGATTATAGTGTTCAATTTGTGGTCTAATGATGATGGTGTTCTGGAGCTGGATTTTGACTCCAAGGAGGAG GATATTATGATTAGTGGCACACCAAAGCCGGCAAGTAATGCTGTAAAGAGGATGAATGAAGAACATCTGGCAAATCAGCTGCGCTATTCTCTTAGG GTCTATGCCTCTGTCTTGTATTTGCAACTACCCGGGTACTTCAAGATCATACTCCGGGGACAAGAAGTTATGCGCCACAGCATTGCGACTGACCTCATATATCGCCAATGCATTAGTTATAAACCCCAACAACTCGGACGAACAAAGGAG GGTGAGGTTCTTACAAGTATAGGATTTTTAAACGGGGCCCCAGCAATTAGTGTGCATGGATTTAATATCTATCATAAGAATCGCCTCATATTG CCTTTTCATCGAGTTTTGAGTTCCGCAAGCAGTAAAGGTAGGAGCGTCGCTGGAGTGCTCGAGGCAAACTTTATCAAGCCCACTCATGACAAGCAAGACTTTGAGAAGTCACAGCTTTATCAGAAGCTGATCACCCGCTTGAAAGAGATGACGAATGAGTACTG GGATTTACATAGTCACCTGATTGGATACCAAAAAACGTCGCGTGCATCTTCTGTTTCTCCATCCCCTGCTGCAATTCTTCCAGTAGCAAACACCATCGCTAACCCATCTGAGAGCAATCTCTCAATGGCGCCCTCGATGCCTGGCACCTGTCATAATCCCGCGAGTGTAATTCCGATTGCTTTCGCTCCTCCTGATCTCTCAGTACCCATGGAAACCAGAGCACCCACAGCCTACTCCATGCCAAGTGAGCAGACCGTACAAGCCGGCCAGACAAGTTCACCTCTTGTGGTACCAGCCACTGATTTAGCAGAggcaagaaaaaggaaaaacgaGGCTGCTTTTCAGATGGATTCAGCTAAGAGACAGGCCACACACAATCTGGAGGGGAACAACACCATGACGACGAGCGATCAG GCATGCCAACATATGACAGAAACAGAGCTGAATGAACTTTCCTTCTTGAAGCAGGAGAATAAGCACCTTCGTGAAGA gtgCTTGGAATTTGAGGTGACCGAGAAGGAGCTCTTGCTCAAG GAACAAAGGTTAAGGCTCGAAATTGAGCAGGCGGAGGCACAATACAAGAGTTTACTGAAGGAGTACATTTCGGCTAGTGCTGTGAGAACACAGAAGAGATAG
- the LOC100837361 gene encoding pentatricopeptide repeat-containing protein At1g33350, whose product MPLPQHLAAGELLDALRGAACPSSALHLYSLLRIRLRPTDPSSFAWRAALLALKPLSAASCLPLLSHFHAHLLRSNLLAYPHVASSLLHSYSLLSPSVAHHMFDQIPPATCNLVVVNVMLASVCRSSDLASARLFFDGIPDKDVVSWSTMLGCYFSHGRLADGLAFFRAMTFTTQLAADYVSLVTVLTGCASAGLLPPFCRSVHGYAVRRCVPANRHLGTSLIDCYGKAGRLDYASRVFARVPSRSVMHWTAMICGMAMHLRSDEAIRLFEKMRWQGVQPNKMTFTAVLSACGHAGLVDQGRKFFKLMFEKYDLEPTIHHYGCMVDIFAKAGQLEDAYDVIKTMRVEPNIIIWTSLLAACKRFKNFDIAVEGLEKVLAMEISDENGGVYTLISDLYAMGGRWDDVMKVRRLMEEHNVRKKRGSSSIKAGEPRGLTVSKVS is encoded by the coding sequence ATGCCCCTTCCTCAacacctcgccgccggcgaactCCTCGACGCCCTCCGCGGTGCCGCATGCCCCTCCTCGGCCCTCcacttgtactccctccttcgcATTCGCCTCCGCCCCACAGATCCCTCCTCCTTCGCCTGGCGCGCCGCCCTCTTGGCGCTGAAGcccctctccgccgcctcctgcctccctcttctctcccACTTCCATGCCCACCTCCTCAGGTCCAACCTCCTTGCCTACCCTCACGTCGCTTCCTCCCTACTACATTCCTATTCACTGCTCTCCCCTTCCGTCGCCCACCACATGTTCGATCAAATACCCCCTGCCACCTGCAACCTTGTCGTCGTTAACGTCATGCTCGCGTCCGTCTGCCGTTCCTCCGACCTCGCCTCCGCGCGTCTATTCTTTGATGGCATCCCTGACAAGGACGTCGTCTCTTGGTCGACTATGCTCGGTTGTTATTTCTCCCACGGTCGCCTCGCTGATGGCCTTGCCTTCTTCCGAGCAATGACATTCACCACCCAACTTGCTGCAGATTATGTATCGCTCGTCACTGTCCTTACGGGCTGTGCGTCGGCTGGCTTGCTGCCACCGTTCTGCAGGTCCGTTCATGGGTATGCTGTCCGGCGCTGCGTCCCGGCCAATAGGCACCTCGGGACGTCGCTCATTGATTGCTATGGAAAGGCTGGCCGTCTTGATTATGCTTCCCGTGTGTTTGCACGGGTGCCTTCCAGGAGTGTAATGCACTGGACTGCCATGATTTGTGGGATGGCTATGCATCTGCGAAGTGATGAGGCTATCCGGCTGTTTGAGAAGATGCGTTGGCAAGGggtgcaaccaaacaagatgaCATTTACAGCTGTGCTCAGTGCATGTGGGCATGCTGGTCTGGTGGATCAAGGGAGGAAGTTCTTTAAACTTATGTTTGAGAAATATGACCTTGAGCCAACTATACACCACTACGGATGCATGGTTGATATATTTGCAAAGGCAGGGCAGTTGGAGGATGCCTATGATGTTATCAAGACCATGAGAGTGGAGCCAAACATTATCATCTGGACTTCGTTGTTGGCGGCATGCAAGAGGTTTAAGAATTTTGACATTGCAGTGGAGGGACTGGAGAAAGTCTTGGCAATGGAGATATCTGATGAAAATGGTGGAGTATATACGCTTATATCTGACCTGTATGCCATGGGTGGGCGGTGGGATGATGTGATGAAGGTTAGGAGATTGATGGAGGAACATAATGTGCGGAAGAAAAGAGGGTCGAGCTCCATTAAGGCAGGCGAACCCCGGGGCTTGACTGTTTCTAAAGTCAGTTGA
- the LOC100828188 gene encoding nucleotide pyrophosphatase/phosphodiesterase, producing the protein MGFPSLLALLLGLCAAAGSFSAALSPPPVTMHESFAGKSEFRTVNRRPLEACLNPSPYLSINVSTAGPLPDEAFINVTIGGVRRPDGSHWVAMITPSNSSVFGCPLSGVNYIETGDLASLPLLCHYPVKAQFVKSDPNYLGCKNAACQKRSASGACQVQTCGATLTFHVINFRTDVEFVFFSGGFQTPCVLKRSGVLRFANPAKPLHGHLSSTDSTATSMRITWVSGDGRPQQVQYAGGRSAASVATTFTQKDMCSVPVLPSPAKDFGWHDPGYIHSAVMTGLQPSQSYDYRYGSDSVGWSDTTKFRTPPAAGSDEVSFVIYGDMGKAPLDPSVEHYIQPGSISVTNAVAKEMQTGKVDSIFHIGDISYATGFLVEWDFFLHLITPLASQVSYMTAIGNHERDYAGSRSVYVTPDSGGECGVAYESYFPMPAVGKDKPWYSIEQGSVHFIVMSTEHQWSEKSEQYNWMDEDLSSVDRSRTPWVIFIGHRPMYSSIQSILPSVDPNFVASVEPLLLNNMVDLVFFGHVHNYERTCAVYQGKCKSMPKKDANGIDTYDNSNYTAPVHAIVGAGGFSLDGFSSINRKSWSVSRVSEFGYARVHATRTDVLVQFVSSSTMEIQDQFRIVKGGR; encoded by the exons ATGGGTTTCCCTTCCTTGCTCGCGCTTCTTCTCGGCCTctgcgccgctgccggctcgTTCTCGGCGGCGctttcgccgccgccggtgacgaTGCACGAGAGCTTCGCGGGGAAGTCGGAGTTCAGGACGGTCAACCGCAGGCCGCTGGAGGCGTGCCTGAACCCGAGCCCTTACCTGTCGATCAATGTCAGCACCGCCGGGCCGCTCCCCGACGAGGCATTCATCAACGTGACCATCGGCGGCGTCCGCAGGCCCGACGGCTCGCACTGGGTCGCCATGATCACGCCTTCAAACTCCAG TGTTTTCGGATGTCCTCTGAGCGGCGTGAACTATATCGAGACTGGCGACCTAGCAAGTCTCCCTCTATTGTGCCATTACCCTGTCAAg GCCCAGTTCGTGAAGAGCGACCCGAACTACCTGGGCTGCAAGAACGCGGCTTGCCAGAAGCGCAGCGCGTCGGGGGCCTGCCAGGTCCAGACCTGCGGCGCCACCCTCACCTTCCACGTCATCAACTTCCGCACGGACGTCGAgttcgtcttcttctccggcgggtTCCAGACGCCATGCGTCCTCAAGCGGTCGGGCGTCCTCCGCTTCGCCAACCCCGCCAAGCCGCTGCACGGCCACCTCTCCAGCACCGACTCCACGGCCACCTCG ATGAGAATTACGTGGGTGAGCGGGGACGGGCGGCCGCAGCAGGTCCAGTATGCAGGGGGCAGGTCTGCCGCTTCCGTGGCCACGACGTTCACGCAGAAGGACATGTGCA GCGTTCCCGTGTTGCCGAGCCCTGCCAAGGATTTCGGGTGGCACGACCCCGGTTACATCCATTCGGCCGTCATGACCGGACTCCAGCCTTCACAGTCCTACGACTATCGCTACGGAAG TGATTCTGTGGGTTGGAGTGACACTACAAAGTTCAGAACACCTCCTGCTGCAGGATCAGATGAGGTGTCCTTTGTGATCTATGGTGATATGGGGAAGGCTCCACTGGACCCATCAGTGGAGCACTACATTCAG CCAGGGTCAATCTCCGTTACCAATGCAGTGGCCAAAGAGATGCAAACCGGGAAGGTGGACTCGATCTTCCACATAGGAGACATCAGCTATGCCACAGGGTTTCTGGTCGAGTGGGACTTCTTCCTTCACCTCATCACGCCGCTCGCTTCTCAGGTCTCCTACATGACCGCCATCGGCAACCACGAGAG gGACTATGCAGGGTCTCGGTCTGTGTATGTGACCCCGGATTCGGGCGGAGAGTGCGGGGTTGCCTACGAGTCGTACTTCCCCATGCCTGCCGTTGGCAAGGACAAGCCATGGTACTCCATCGAGCAAGGGAGCGTCCACTTCATTGTCATGTCGACCGAGCATCAGTGGTCAGAGAAGTCTGAGCAA TACAACTGGATGGACGAAGATTTGTCGTCGGTTGATAGATCCAGAACTCCATGGGTAATCTTCATTGG GCATAGACCAATGTATTCTTCCATTCAAAGCATACTGCCCAGCGTGGACCCAAACTTTGTCGCGTCTGTCGAGCCACTCTTGCTAAATAACATG GTGGATCTGGTTTTCTTTGGCCATGTGCACAACTACGAGAGAACCTGTGCCGTCTACCAGGGCAAGTGCAAAAGCATGCCAAAGAAGGATGCGAATGGAATCGACACCTACGACAACAGCAACTACACCGCACCGGTCCACGCCATTGTTGGAGCAGGGGGGTTCAGCTTGGACGGCTTCTCTAGTATTAAT CGGAAGAGCTGGAGCGTATCGAGGGTTTCAGAATTCGGTTATGCCAGGGTGCATGCCACAAGAACCGATGTGTTGGTTCAG TTTGTAAGCTCGAGTACGATGGAGATCCAGGATCAATTTAGAATTGTGAAAGGAGGCAGGTGA
- the LOC100828489 gene encoding uncharacterized protein LOC100828489 has translation MAVAGARPPTNAPAAAPVASGPGNCDSDLQDLITNCQDYVKFPADPKITPSAACCAVIQRVNIPCLCNKVTPSVELVICMDKVVFVAAYCKRPFKSGSNCGSFHVPLPIA, from the exons ATGGCCGTGGCGGGAGCGAGGCCGCCGACAAatgcgccggcggcggcgccggttgCCTCGGGCCCGGGCAACTGCGACAGCGACCTGCAGGATCTGATTACCAACTGCCAGGACTACGTCAAGTTCCCGGCCGACCCCAAGATCACGCCGTCGGCGGCCTGCTGCGCTGTGATCCAGAGGGTTAACATACCGTGCCTGTGCAACAAGGTCACCCCGTCGGTCGAGCTGGTCATCTGCATGGACAAGGTCGTGTTCGTCGCTGCCTACTGCAAGAGGCCCTTCAAGTCTGGCTCCAACTGTGGAA GCTTTCACGTTCCTCTTCCGATCGCATAA